TATCTCTTGCAACCATAATTTCTTCTTTTTCACTTGGCATACCTTTTAACCCAAGTATTGTTGAAATTTCACCTTCATTCATAACTCCTCTGTGTGCTAAGCAACAATCCTCTGAGTGAGAAATTACAAATGAGTTAAAACTTGAAGCGTACTCTAAAGCACTTCTCATTACTGAACTATCTGTAACAGGTAATCCATCATCTGAGAATGCAACAGCACCTGCTTCAATCATATCTCCCATTTCAACAATTGATTCTCCTTTAAATCCTTTAGAGATTGCTCCAATAGGGAGTAAATCAATTAAGCCTATATTTTTAGATTTTGCTATCATTGCTTCTGTAATAGAACGATTGTCATTTAATGGATTAGTATTTGCCATAGGTAAGCATGTAGTTACACCACCTGCAACAGCAGCTTTACTTCCTGATTCTAAATCATCTTTATATTCATATCCTGGATCTCTAAAATGAACATGCATATCAATTAATCCAGGAACGATTAGCATACCTTCTGCATTTATTGTTTCATCAACAGTTACATCTTCATGATTAATAATATCAATAATCTTATCATTTTCAATAAGTACATTTGCTTTTTGCGTATTGTCATTATTTACTATTGTTCCATTTTTTATTAGTAAACGCATATTTAAATTACCCTTTTCTATTTTGATTCAAAATATTTAATACTGCCATTCTTATAGCAACTCCATTTTCAACTTGGTCTAAAATTACTGACCTTTGTGAGTCTGCCACATCTGAATTTATCTCTACTCCCCTAT
The window above is part of the Malaciobacter marinus genome. Proteins encoded here:
- a CDS encoding dihydroorotase, with protein sequence MRLLIKNGTIVNNDNTQKANVLIENDKIIDIINHEDVTVDETINAEGMLIVPGLIDMHVHFRDPGYEYKDDLESGSKAAVAGGVTTCLPMANTNPLNDNRSITEAMIAKSKNIGLIDLLPIGAISKGFKGESIVEMGDMIEAGAVAFSDDGLPVTDSSVMRSALEYASSFNSFVISHSEDCCLAHRGVMNEGEISTILGLKGMPSEKEEIMVARDMLLAKLTGGHIHIAHVSSEWSLKLIALAKKEGINVTCEVAPHHFSFTDKKLLTYDTNYKMSPPLRSQRDMEAMREGLKNGLVDVIATDHAPHHSDEKFVEFEKAPFGILGLQTLVPLTLKLVEDNVISLNKMVELTSYKPAKLLKLENKGKIDKGMLADIAILDPNLEYIYDDNLNKSKSKNSPLLYEKLKGAAVYTIKNGNVVYKFPECITK